CCAACCAGAAAAAAGTTTGCATTTTCTTTCGCCCAATTCCGGGCACAGGCAGAAGCAATCGCCGAGGTTGCGCCAATGATCAGAATGTTTTTCATGGAGTAACCCTTTTCCAAAACCGTGAACAGAGAACAGGATCACGCAAGGACTCCAGCTGTTCCCAGTTGGGATAAAACGCGCGAAAATCTTCGCCACGCATGGCGGCATCCTTGGCTGGATAGAGCCTGCCCCCGGCAGCACGGACAATGGCGTCGAGCCTTGGGAACAGGGAGTTGTTGGTGTCCCGGCCGCGGGGAAAATCCAGGGCCAGCGTTGTCCCGGGCAGAGGAAACGACAGTAGGCCGGGGGAGCACACATCGCCGCAGCGTTTCAAGACTGCCAGAAACGAGCCGGTGCCAGATGTGGCGACAGTTCTCAGAATTTCAAGCATGGCGGCTTCCGCGTGACATTCCGGAATCACGCACTGGTACTGTTGAAAACCCCGCGGCCCGTACAGACGGTTCCAGTGCAAGATCTTGTCCAGGGGATAGAAGAACGGCGCATAAGGGATTACCTGGGAATGTCGGCCGGATTTGCGGGCACGGTAATAGATGGTGTTGAACAGGCGCAGGGACAGCTGGTTGACGGCTGAAAAGGGCAATACAAATGGTACGCTCAATTGCCGGCCAGGATCGATTTCCAGGCATCCGTCGAGGGCATGGTTGCCCACCATGTACACGCCGCGACCGGCATCGCTCCCCCTGGCCAGGCAGTCAATCCAGGCAACGGTGTATTCGTGGAGAGGATCCAATTCGTTGGACAGGGTAAAAAATTCGTCCAGGCTACCGAAGCGTATGCTCGTCCCCACGATCCGGCTGGAGCGGATGGGCATAAGCTGTAGCTCCACCCAAGTAATGATCCCGGTCAACCCAAGACCGCCAATGGTGGCCGCGAACATGTCAGCATTCTCCCGCGGCGAGCATTCCTGGTCAGGTCCATCAGAGCGGACCAGGTGCAATCGGCGTACATGATTGCCAAATGTGCCGCGAACGTGATGGTTCTTGCCGTGGACGTCGTTGGCCACTGCCCCCGCGAGGGTTACGTAGCGCGTACCCGGGGTTACAGGCAAAAACCAGCCTCGAGGTATGGCCAAGGCCAGAACAACCTCAAGGGTCACCCCTGCCTCGGCGCGGATCACCCCCTCGTCCCAGTCGGCGGAAAGAAAACGATCCACTTGACGCATGTCAAGAACATGCCCGCTGGATGCCAGGCAGGAATCCCCGTAGCTCAGGCCATTGCCAAAGGCCAGGGTATGCTTTTGCTTTCTGGCCAGCTGCGACAAATGCGCAGCAATATCAGCGCGCCAATGCACGGGGTGTGCGCACTGTGGGGCATGGGGGAAACGGCCCCAGGACTCGACAACCATGTTTTTTTTCATATTGCCAACAGGAATGACAGGCCGATGAACACACCAGACAGCAGGCTGACCGGATCCTTGACCGCGAACAAGACCGGATCATCCTGCATGGCTCCGCGATGGGTGATCATCCAGACCCGGCTGATCCAATACAGCAGCACGGGGCAGGCCAGCCAGATCATTTCCGGTCTGGAATACAGATCCAGTGTTGCTTCATCCTTGATGTACAGGGCCAGCACCAGGACAGCAAGATATCCAGCGGCAGCGCCAAGGGAAGAAACCATCTCCAGGTCGTCGGGGTAGTAGTCTCTTCCCCGGGATTTGGCCATTCTTCCTTTTTTTCGGGCCTGATGCAACTCGGCATAGCGTTTGACCAGGGCCAGACTCAAAAAAAGAAACATGGAAAAGGCCAGCATCCAGAACGTAAGCATCAGAGCAAATGCCAATGAGCCGGCAATAATCCGCATGGTGTACAGGAAGGCCAGGGTGATCACGTCCACCATCATCAGGCGCTTCAAGAGCAGTGAATATGCCAGGGTCAGGCCGAAGTAGCCTGCCAAGGCCAGGGTAAATCCATGCGGAAGGAACAGAAAGGAAGAGATGAAACCGAGACCAAGAAGAATCGGGATGGCCATGAATCCATGATGCAGCGGCAAGGCACCGCACGCAAAGGGACGATGGCGCTTGGTGGGGTGATGACGGTCATCCTTCAGGTCGAGAAGGTCATTGAGCAGATAAACGCTGGATGCGCAAAGACCAAAACTGACAAAAGCAACAACCCCCAGGACCAGCAGGTCACCTTCCCAGACTCTGTGGGCTGCCAGCAAGGGTACGAACAAGAGCAGATTCTTGACCCACTGATGCAGGCGCAAGGCTCGCGGCCAAACACTCCAGGCAGGCGGCCTGTTCCGCAGTACAATGTCGACGTTCCGCAGGTCGCGAGCCTTGCGCTCAACCCCGGATTCCGGATTGACCAGAAGGGCTTTTCGCGCTGACGCCCAGACAGAAAGATCGTCATGGGAGTTGCCGATGTAGTCAAAGCCCTTTTCGCCAAACCTTGCAACCAGGGCATCGCGTTTTTCGTGCGTGGACAGATTTACTGATCCCTCCGTGGCAATGACAAGATCAAAAAGGCCGAGGTGATTCGCCACGGCGTCCGCGTAGATACGGTGTGTCGCCGTTGCAAGGACGAGAGGCCTTCCCTGTTCTTTAAACTCCTTCAGTAATTGAACAACATCATTGTTGTAGGGAATGCGGGTAATGTCCACGCAAGAAAATTGGGACAAATATTCCTTGAGAAAAGCTTTTCCCTTGAAAAGAGAGCGAATAAACAAATGTGGCTGCAATAAAACTACTTGAAAGCAATTGAAGAAAGACTCGTACAATATATCAGTATCGACAAGGGTTCCGTCCAGGTCAACAACAACAGGAATTATTTGGTTTTGCATAGTATATGGGACAACGAGATACAAAATTATTGTAAAAAATCAATTTTATAGGGAATAACCTGACATATGTTCCAGTTTCGTGCCGTATTGGGTTCGGCTATTTCAATCCGGACAGAATCTGTCACGGGATGTGGAACGAGTGGGAAGGATTGAACTACCCGGCCATATACAGGGTGAGTACCGGTAAATTCAAAGGGTTGCGGAGTATTGGGAACCGCGGATGCAATCTTTTGCCATCCGGATTCAGTATTGATGAGAATGTTGAGCGAGGCGGCGCGATCATGGGAGTAGCATGTGTAATCCAGGTCAATGCGGGAAATGGGAAGGCTCTCCGGAAAATCAACCTGCACCCATTCCCCGGCCTCCTGTGATCGTCGGTTTCCCCAACGGCTATCCGGATTTCCGTCAACGAGAAAATGTGAATTTTCGGAAAAATGCAGTGCCGAAGCCTGTAACTGCACGGGATCAATGCGCCGGTCCTGAGAGGCAAGCCATTTCAGACGAAAATCATGGTAAACGACAAAGTCGCCCAGCAACTGCCTGGCCGATGTAACGTCCATCAGCGACATATGATTCTCAAAAAATTCCGGCGTCAAAAAGCGAACTCGATCCGTCAGAACGTAGGCTACCCGTTTTGCGGCATCTACTTCGCTCTTGTAGGGTATTGGCCAGCGCGGAAATCGTTCGTTGACTGCCTGACTGCAGATGATCTGTTCATCGGTCAAGAAATTCACGCGATAGGCAACCCAATGTGCGGCGACACAATGGCCAATGTCGTTGCTCCGCAAGAAAGCCAGTGTCGGCTCCAGGTCCGGCGTACCCATCACCCTGGCCGGGAAATCAGGCTCCTTCCACTGTTGAAGCAGTGCCGGTGTTGCCAGGAGATTCATGCTGACGAGAAAGATCACCAAGCTGCCCAGGGTACAGCGCACCCACTTCCCCCCCGCAAGATACAGCGCGCCGATCAAAAACGGAAAACTCAAGAGAATGGGCAGCATGTACCGAAATGAATGAGAGTGCGGCTGGGCGCTTAATGCAAAAATCGCCAAGGTCAGCCAGCACGTGGCCACGAAGATTTCCTGCCCCTGAAGAACGGGCCACTTTCCACCCGCAACCTGTTTTCCAATCCGCCACGCACTGAGGATGGTGGCAGCCAGGAGGGTCAAGCAGAAAATAAAAA
This is a stretch of genomic DNA from Desulfonatronum thioautotrophicum. It encodes these proteins:
- a CDS encoding discoidin domain-containing protein, with amino-acid sequence MPKIEWNRLLFNRRTLLVIALLAVLLAVGVRVAVIQGSLEYLPVTTDESLVVLKAKRITEGELPLVAIAQPYQFPIESYLMAPFVNHVDRSPLGARFVAIGLWSLTLILLLWIARLQFPPWGAWPVLALTLFPSAYLLMVQFGYAMPHYSPAMVLSLAALLMALSVPEKLMLRGLVLVVGIGICSGLAFSNNMLALTMLLPAVLAALTRSGFKGLLVHTPVYLLGLGVGLVPYIAGIYLLPGAHKAVAGTRTFAEALERVWHPALSFTLPRSFGFDMTTFPDTTQLLGFGAWFVTFMVFIFCLTLLAATILSAWRIGKQVAGGKWPVLQGQEIFVATCWLTLAIFALSAQPHSHSFRYMLPILLSFPFLIGALYLAGGKWVRCTLGSLVIFLVSMNLLATPALLQQWKEPDFPARVMGTPDLEPTLAFLRSNDIGHCVAAHWVAYRVNFLTDEQIICSQAVNERFPRWPIPYKSEVDAAKRVAYVLTDRVRFLTPEFFENHMSLMDVTSARQLLGDFVVYHDFRLKWLASQDRRIDPVQLQASALHFSENSHFLVDGNPDSRWGNRRSQEAGEWVQVDFPESLPISRIDLDYTCYSHDRAASLNILINTESGWQKIASAVPNTPQPFEFTGTHPVYGRVVQSFPLVPHPVTDSVRIEIAEPNTARNWNICQVIPYKIDFLQ
- a CDS encoding FAD-binding oxidoreductase translates to MVVESWGRFPHAPQCAHPVHWRADIAAHLSQLARKQKHTLAFGNGLSYGDSCLASSGHVLDMRQVDRFLSADWDEGVIRAEAGVTLEVVLALAIPRGWFLPVTPGTRYVTLAGAVANDVHGKNHHVRGTFGNHVRRLHLVRSDGPDQECSPRENADMFAATIGGLGLTGIITWVELQLMPIRSSRIVGTSIRFGSLDEFFTLSNELDPLHEYTVAWIDCLARGSDAGRGVYMVGNHALDGCLEIDPGRQLSVPFVLPFSAVNQLSLRLFNTIYYRARKSGRHSQVIPYAPFFYPLDKILHWNRLYGPRGFQQYQCVIPECHAEAAMLEILRTVATSGTGSFLAVLKRCGDVCSPGLLSFPLPGTTLALDFPRGRDTNNSLFPRLDAIVRAAGGRLYPAKDAAMRGEDFRAFYPNWEQLESLRDPVLCSRFWKRVTP
- a CDS encoding UbiA family prenyltransferase, whose amino-acid sequence is MQNQIIPVVVDLDGTLVDTDILYESFFNCFQVVLLQPHLFIRSLFKGKAFLKEYLSQFSCVDITRIPYNNDVVQLLKEFKEQGRPLVLATATHRIYADAVANHLGLFDLVIATEGSVNLSTHEKRDALVARFGEKGFDYIGNSHDDLSVWASARKALLVNPESGVERKARDLRNVDIVLRNRPPAWSVWPRALRLHQWVKNLLLFVPLLAAHRVWEGDLLVLGVVAFVSFGLCASSVYLLNDLLDLKDDRHHPTKRHRPFACGALPLHHGFMAIPILLGLGFISSFLFLPHGFTLALAGYFGLTLAYSLLLKRLMMVDVITLAFLYTMRIIAGSLAFALMLTFWMLAFSMFLFLSLALVKRYAELHQARKKGRMAKSRGRDYYPDDLEMVSSLGAAAGYLAVLVLALYIKDEATLDLYSRPEMIWLACPVLLYWISRVWMITHRGAMQDDPVLFAVKDPVSLLSGVFIGLSFLLAI